In Haloterrigena alkaliphila, a single genomic region encodes these proteins:
- a CDS encoding CocE/NonD family hydrolase, producing the protein MGNKQHQSDGVAHMTEKGDPLNRRTVLKFLGIAATGAVGGPVALDQITTPVRAAPSVSSEKYTKDKDVGIKSFDGIKIKASLYKPTEEGPHPAILMTHGWGGSRKGDGEQELAEYYAANGYVVLVYDSRGFGDSEGKVASTSERHQKDASQLITWLAGHDQVITDSEDNPRIGMDGGSYGGGIQFRTAAFDNRLDAIIPRITWHNLAYSLAPNGVLKWGWYYPLVLAVQGREIHPEHQEISNSIQNTMEMNEEARKYYRTRSPISYLDQVSTPTLIVHGWYDRLFFPNEAVANFQGLSDEVEDGLIIDNHSGHFLGEIDETDDQAETQNRFVSEAVLNWLDAHLKGDGDHGLAKVNLYNEEEDTFEQADQFPPSDVTEETYQLSSDRPQGWKVQLRNEPDPDREVVRIDVPVEDVSEILGTPKLSMRVVPTGKTTRLVAGLEKVSDGSTSLIKEQITAVEVDKPTRLELELPTVHEVLDNGDSLQLAITTRDSHLTVAPYTPETGFYVDGEHPSGAVLQNNRGHLAELTLPIR; encoded by the coding sequence ATGGGTAACAAGCAACACCAATCAGATGGTGTGGCTCACATGACAGAGAAAGGAGACCCACTAAACAGGCGTACAGTATTGAAATTCCTCGGAATCGCTGCTACCGGAGCAGTTGGTGGTCCAGTTGCTCTTGATCAGATTACGACACCAGTTCGTGCAGCACCCTCGGTCAGCAGCGAGAAATACACCAAAGACAAAGACGTCGGTATTAAATCGTTCGATGGGATAAAAATTAAAGCCTCTCTCTACAAACCTACAGAAGAAGGTCCTCACCCAGCGATTCTAATGACCCATGGGTGGGGAGGATCTCGAAAAGGGGACGGGGAGCAGGAGCTTGCCGAGTACTACGCTGCGAACGGGTACGTGGTGCTAGTCTACGATTCCCGTGGCTTCGGTGACTCCGAAGGAAAAGTAGCCTCCACAAGTGAGCGGCATCAGAAAGATGCAAGTCAACTAATCACGTGGCTTGCAGGCCACGATCAGGTGATCACAGATAGTGAGGACAATCCTCGGATCGGGATGGATGGCGGTTCGTACGGCGGCGGTATTCAGTTCCGAACGGCTGCCTTCGACAACCGACTTGATGCAATAATTCCACGCATCACCTGGCATAATCTGGCTTATTCGCTTGCTCCAAATGGTGTGCTGAAGTGGGGTTGGTATTACCCACTCGTACTGGCAGTCCAAGGCCGAGAGATCCATCCTGAACATCAGGAAATATCCAACAGTATACAGAATACTATGGAAATGAACGAGGAGGCACGGAAGTACTATCGCACCCGGTCTCCGATTTCTTACTTGGATCAGGTATCTACACCAACACTCATTGTCCATGGATGGTATGATCGACTGTTCTTCCCGAACGAAGCGGTAGCAAATTTCCAAGGTCTCTCGGACGAAGTTGAGGATGGTCTTATAATCGATAATCATAGTGGCCATTTCCTTGGAGAAATCGACGAGACTGATGACCAGGCAGAGACTCAGAACAGGTTTGTTTCAGAAGCCGTTCTCAACTGGCTGGATGCACATCTGAAGGGTGACGGTGACCATGGATTAGCTAAGGTCAATCTGTACAATGAAGAAGAGGATACGTTCGAACAAGCCGATCAGTTCCCACCCAGTGACGTGACTGAGGAGACGTACCAGCTGTCAAGTGATAGGCCGCAGGGCTGGAAGGTTCAACTCCGCAATGAACCGGATCCTGACCGTGAGGTAGTCCGTATTGATGTGCCGGTGGAGGACGTATCGGAAATCCTTGGGACACCGAAACTGTCGATGCGAGTTGTACCAACAGGGAAAACAACACGGCTCGTTGCCGGGCTTGAAAAAGTATCAGATGGGTCTACATCGCTCATCAAAGAGCAGATCACTGCTGTAGAAGTGGATAAACCGACTCGTCTTGAACTCGAATTGCCAACGGTCCATGAAGTCCTCGACAATGGTGACTCACTACAGTTAGCGATCACTACCAGGGATTCACATCTCACAGTAGCCCCTTACACGCCTGAGACTGGCTTTTACGTTGATGGAGAACACCCATCTGGAGCAGTTCTCCAGAACAACCGAGGCCATCTAGCTGAGCTAACCCTCCCGATCCGGTAG
- a CDS encoding IS1595 family transposase gives MIPLDVFGSESVAADLLAQVRWRNGVTCPRCRSDLAVKNGSYGHFQRYLCKNCDRTFNDKTGTIFAHSKVALRKWLFSIYAFLRFNTSLRQLQLEIDVQYKTIYQRVERFTKALDAPSLDLVGPVEIDEVYVSAGLKGRERDQESRSRGLSTRGRGSYDQDKTPVFTIVDRGTGDRYVIPAKSADESTIRLLLANREKEPLTVYTDGFRAYDPLAEDDAFDREYVVHGDGEYADENVHVNTCESHGSLLRPWLSPHRGISKDKLTQYLRAFQLRRKLLRKPGREALKHAVKATL, from the coding sequence ATGATTCCGCTAGATGTGTTTGGGTCGGAATCGGTCGCAGCGGACCTGTTGGCGCAGGTTCGCTGGCGTAACGGTGTTACTTGCCCTCGCTGCCGTTCTGACCTGGCGGTCAAGAACGGCAGCTATGGGCACTTTCAGCGCTATCTCTGTAAGAATTGCGACCGCACGTTCAACGATAAGACCGGCACAATCTTCGCCCACTCGAAAGTCGCACTCAGAAAGTGGCTGTTCTCGATTTATGCGTTTCTTCGGTTTAACACGAGTCTTCGCCAACTTCAGCTAGAGATCGACGTCCAGTACAAAACGATCTACCAGCGCGTCGAGCGCTTTACGAAGGCGCTCGACGCGCCTTCGCTCGACCTCGTTGGTCCGGTCGAAATCGACGAAGTCTACGTTTCTGCAGGGCTAAAAGGCCGCGAGCGCGACCAAGAGTCGCGCTCGCGTGGCCTGTCCACACGTGGACGAGGATCGTACGATCAGGACAAAACGCCGGTGTTCACGATCGTCGATCGTGGCACCGGCGATCGATACGTGATCCCAGCGAAATCAGCCGATGAATCGACGATTCGGCTCCTTCTCGCAAACCGCGAGAAGGAGCCACTGACCGTCTACACTGACGGATTTCGCGCCTACGATCCACTTGCCGAGGACGACGCATTCGACCGCGAATACGTCGTCCACGGCGACGGCGAATACGCTGACGAAAACGTACACGTCAACACCTGCGAGAGCCACGGATCGCTGCTGCGACCGTGGCTCTCGCCTCATCGAGGCATCTCAAAAGATAAGCTTACACAGTATCTCCGAGCGTTTCAACTTCGACGCAAGCTACTGCGGAAACCAGGGAGAGAAGCCCTCAAACATGCTGTCAAAGCTACGCTGTGA
- a CDS encoding UvrD-helicase domain-containing protein, whose protein sequence is MTTPTEERSADEPPSPNDRQRELIESTDGLYLVDAGAGTGKTFTVTRRYANIVAQPDVEPDDILLITFTRNAATEMKDRIVAECDYDMRALNDAPIQTFHSLCNDILDQHGFHAPSYLGIDDAITGSTRILENETIEGEYFQEFVDRFSDDHDEYADLLRCLSDPTELLDLLNNLASKGIFPTDDGWYRDGRDALEGDFEAFKETFDEVNRPRNGGSKQSTLRERLGGYGRNKCYLPDAPDRSELRGEYGSKAVPAEIAKRVFTEDRNHLIEFVHDIYFEYLEFALGRNYLNFSFLQLFAFVLCCEDGDLRGDLAFEYVMIDEFQDSSEIQFKLALLLAGIDNVCVVGDWKQSIYSFQYAAIENITEFESRLKRFAGELNDDADRISFPLEPVTTIELDRNYRSTQSILDFSEHALVTPGSSNESVDRESVLEDVVSLTAHTDRDHSRIEAVQHADEHEAILTKIQEIVGNDEYAVEDDGELRPPTYGDIAVLTRTRDFGRELLSTAEAYEFPMAYEGGIELFRTDQAKLLLAWLRILEDDADADRGWAVVLERAGYTLDEIEYVLDHDAYPDEMDAFRTELSTLETHTAVTRRVFDRYGYDGTTADVVLTTIQSIHESTTMTRGDLVRIIERGVENGYTEEVQAAAGADSVIVQTIHSVKGLEYPIVILGNMNSGKFPPGGGSAGTITYSETTGLRQRKCYADAHGDPHVYDNWRADVLRKCRPTEHDEERRLLYVAMTRAENHLLFAGGDEPNTFLEELPVDVELLEPAISAVDIDEESHTQLNVNVPDPAGPDGYSPHSLMDDSIFEDVSDGRGKDFGSQVHEFAEDYALGKDVTPGSDDEEHIEAFLDSLPGELRVEERAYLPLEVDGERITLSGIIDLVHVTDEVVEIVDFKTDLSRHAESQFRIQLSVYYHVLEEWFSDRPVTVSIFYTAEDDRVEISPLSKAELVAVANKRS, encoded by the coding sequence ATGACGACGCCGACAGAAGAGCGGTCAGCAGACGAGCCGCCGTCGCCGAACGATCGGCAGCGGGAACTCATCGAGAGCACGGACGGACTGTATCTCGTCGATGCCGGCGCCGGGACCGGCAAGACGTTCACAGTGACCCGGCGCTACGCGAATATCGTCGCCCAGCCCGACGTCGAGCCCGACGATATCCTCCTGATCACGTTCACGCGCAACGCGGCGACGGAGATGAAAGACCGAATCGTCGCGGAGTGTGACTACGATATGCGGGCGCTCAACGACGCGCCGATTCAGACGTTCCACAGTCTGTGTAACGACATCCTCGATCAGCACGGCTTCCACGCGCCGTCCTATCTCGGGATCGACGACGCGATCACCGGCTCGACGCGGATCCTCGAGAACGAGACCATCGAAGGGGAGTACTTCCAAGAGTTCGTCGATCGATTCAGCGACGACCACGACGAGTACGCCGACCTCCTCCGGTGTCTCTCCGATCCGACGGAACTGCTCGACCTGCTCAACAACCTCGCGTCGAAAGGGATCTTTCCGACCGACGACGGCTGGTATCGTGACGGCAGAGACGCCCTCGAGGGCGACTTCGAGGCGTTCAAGGAGACGTTCGACGAGGTGAATCGGCCGCGAAACGGCGGCAGCAAGCAGTCGACGCTCCGCGAGCGGCTCGGTGGCTACGGCAGAAACAAGTGCTACCTGCCGGATGCTCCCGATCGAAGCGAACTCCGCGGTGAGTACGGCTCGAAGGCTGTCCCAGCGGAGATCGCAAAACGGGTCTTCACCGAAGACCGCAACCACCTTATCGAGTTCGTCCACGACATCTACTTCGAGTATCTCGAGTTCGCACTCGGACGGAACTACCTGAACTTCTCGTTCCTCCAGCTGTTCGCGTTCGTCCTGTGCTGTGAGGACGGCGATCTCCGCGGGGACCTCGCGTTCGAGTACGTGATGATCGACGAGTTCCAGGACTCGAGCGAGATCCAGTTCAAACTCGCATTGCTTCTGGCTGGGATTGACAACGTCTGCGTCGTCGGCGACTGGAAACAGAGCATCTACTCGTTCCAGTACGCAGCGATCGAGAACATCACCGAGTTCGAGTCCCGGCTGAAGCGGTTCGCCGGCGAACTGAACGACGACGCCGATCGGATCTCGTTCCCGCTCGAGCCCGTGACGACGATCGAACTCGACCGGAATTATCGCTCGACGCAATCGATCCTGGACTTCTCCGAGCACGCGCTCGTGACACCGGGCAGCAGCAACGAGTCGGTCGATCGAGAGTCGGTCCTCGAAGACGTCGTGTCGCTAACCGCACACACTGACCGCGATCACTCGCGGATCGAGGCCGTTCAGCACGCCGACGAGCACGAGGCGATCCTCACGAAGATCCAGGAGATCGTCGGCAACGACGAGTACGCGGTTGAAGACGACGGTGAGTTGCGGCCACCGACGTACGGCGATATCGCTGTCCTCACCCGAACCCGTGATTTCGGCCGCGAGTTGCTCTCCACTGCCGAGGCATACGAGTTCCCGATGGCCTACGAAGGCGGGATCGAACTCTTTCGAACCGATCAGGCGAAGCTGTTGCTGGCGTGGCTGCGCATCCTCGAGGACGATGCGGATGCCGACCGGGGCTGGGCAGTCGTGCTCGAACGGGCCGGCTATACGCTCGACGAGATCGAGTACGTCCTCGATCACGACGCCTATCCTGACGAGATGGACGCGTTTCGCACCGAACTGTCGACGCTCGAGACCCACACGGCGGTCACTCGCCGCGTGTTCGATCGGTACGGCTACGACGGGACGACGGCGGACGTCGTCCTCACGACGATCCAGTCGATCCACGAGTCGACGACGATGACGCGTGGCGACCTGGTTCGGATCATCGAACGGGGTGTCGAGAATGGCTACACTGAAGAGGTGCAGGCCGCCGCAGGTGCTGATTCAGTTATCGTCCAGACGATTCACTCGGTCAAAGGACTCGAGTATCCGATCGTGATCCTCGGGAACATGAACAGCGGCAAGTTCCCGCCCGGTGGCGGCTCCGCGGGCACGATCACGTACTCCGAAACGACGGGGCTTCGCCAGCGGAAGTGCTACGCCGACGCCCACGGTGACCCCCACGTCTACGACAACTGGCGAGCCGACGTCCTCCGCAAGTGCCGGCCGACCGAGCACGACGAGGAACGGCGCCTGCTCTACGTCGCGATGACGCGGGCGGAAAACCACCTCCTGTTCGCAGGAGGCGACGAACCGAATACCTTCCTCGAGGAGTTGCCGGTCGATGTCGAATTACTCGAGCCGGCCATTTCGGCAGTCGATATCGATGAGGAAAGTCATACGCAACTCAATGTCAACGTTCCCGATCCAGCGGGACCGGACGGGTACTCGCCACACTCGCTGATGGACGACAGTATCTTCGAGGATGTTTCGGACGGAAGAGGGAAGGATTTCGGCTCACAGGTCCACGAGTTCGCCGAGGACTACGCGCTCGGCAAGGACGTGACTCCTGGGAGTGACGACGAAGAACACATCGAAGCGTTCCTCGACAGTCTGCCGGGAGAGCTGCGCGTCGAAGAGCGAGCGTACCTCCCGCTTGAGGTCGACGGTGAACGGATCACGCTCTCCGGGATTATCGACCTGGTTCACGTGACCGACGAAGTGGTCGAGATCGTCGACTTCAAAACGGATCTCAGTCGGCATGCCGAGTCCCAGTTTCGAATCCAGCTCAGCGTCTACTATCACGTCCTCGAAGAATGGTTCAGTGATCGTCCCGTCACTGTATCGATCTTCTATACGGCCGAAGACGATCGAGTCGAGATCAGTCCCTTGTCGAAAGCAGAGCTCGTAGCGGTGGCTAACAAACGGTCATAG